TCTCACTAACGGAATGAAGTTTGCTGTAAGAACCCTTcatccctgtattgctttactcgAAATTGgcccaacaacaaataacatctggtttagaaggGTAATGTCAAAATCTTGTCTATATTTGTTAACTGAGTCATTACAGTACTGATGAATCTATTTGATAAGGGCACAAGAGAAACTGGTGCATCAGACCACTTAGCCCCGTTTCACACAGGAGCAAACCAGATGCTACAAGCAGTCCTATGGCAGCAATACAGATGCCAAAACCTCTCACTGTATGATTTCATtcagcattgaagaagaagaagagttggttcttatatgccacttttctctacccgaaggagtctcaaagcggcttacaatcgccttccctttcttctccccacaacagacacccaatgaggtgggtgaggctgagagagccctgatattactgaagaagaagagttggttcttatatactgcttttctctacccaaagtagtctcaaagcggcttacagtcgccttccctttcctctccccacaacagacaccctgtgaggtgggtgaggctgagagagccctgatattactgaagaagaagagttggttcttatatactgcttttctctacccaaagtagtctcaaagtggcttacattcgccttccctttcctctccccacaacagacaccctgtgaggtgggtgaggctgagagagccctgatatcactgctcagtcagaacagctttatcagggctgtggcgagcccaaggtcacccagctggctgcatgtgggggagtgcagaactgaacccagctcaccagattagaattctgcactcctaaccagtacaccaacctggctcctaaccactacaccaaaccattgGTATGCAGCGGGTTACTAACAGAACCTCCTTATTGCATGGAGGCTCGGATTAGCCATTATGGCTAATAACCACTCATGTACCTATCCTCTGTGAAATTTTCTGACTGCCTTTTAATACCAACGATATAGGAACCGCATTTAACTTCTCACTATCTACAGAAAAGTAAATCTCAAGTTATTCCGTGAGGCTTAGTCCGTCTCAGGAACGGTCCTTAGGATTGTAGACTTTCCTCCTGAAATGAGATCTGAATAGATCACTTGCTGGATCACAGTTCAGTCTCATTGTTATACCAGCTACAGTTGCCAACAACTCAGATTAAAAAATGGCCTGGCCCTTTAAACAGAGGTTTCAAGGGATGCTATTTATCTTCATGACACAAAAAGCTTTAGCTACACATTTCTCCACCTTCTGTTAAAAGGGGAGGCATTTTTTCTTCAGGATGTTGCAGTCAGCATATTGCAACTCGTTAGGGTTTTCATGttgagatgttcagaggttggttgccattgcctgccactacATGGTTACCTTGGTATTCCATTCAAATGCTGAttaggaccaaccctgcttggcttctgagacctGGAAAAAGCAGAGTAGCTTGGCCTATTGATAAATTCCATAGATGTGTGCATTCCTCCACAGCTCATGCTTCAGCCTTAGAGAATGGCCTTTCCAGGGAGGGAAGAAGTACATCTTTAGGAATAGGTGCAATAATGTTGTTTCAGAGGGCATTTTGTTGAGGTTTGGACTGCTGAgggttatttgtttttattagcACTGTTTGGACTAATCTTgtgaattattttaattaatttaatctaGATTGTAGCATAACTTTGTAATATGCTCTGAGTCTTCCAGAGGAAAGGCATCTTATTTTCAATAAACAATTCAACAACAAACCAGGCTATTTTTAGAAATTGTTCTATCATCCACCTGTTTATGTGTGGATTTGTACATGGCATTGGTGTGTCAGCTGAGGCTGAGGCCAATTCATGCAGCCAGACTGGAACATAAAAGTGGATAAGAAATTGCAAATCCCTAGGCAGAGACCCGCCTGATTTTATTCCTACAAAGTGcttttataaataatataaatagtgATGGTGATTATCTATTCTATGCAACACAAAGCATGCACTAGAACAggccttctcagccagggtttcataaaatgctggggtttcttgacaaccctagaagggtttcccaaatgagtgagaGCTAATTAATgtttcttatattttaaaaatttcttaaacatttattgggtgatatgattaaATGTAGTTatgtccacccacccctcccaaaatggccagtgatggggttgggaagggaggggcctcagatgggcatgtgcacagctatgcttcccagccatattttgcacaatcacatcaattctgtggtttctcaaagtctggagaatgtttcaggggtttctcaacagtaaaaaagttgagaaaggctggcctagagggagtgggaaggggaggggcacctggtgggcatgtgcacagctatgcttcccaaccatatttgatacgattgtgtcacttctagggtttctcaaagcctgaagaatgttttagccCAATTCAAGATTGAATCTATTTCGGGTTGcaagtaaagaagaagagttggcttttataccctgcttttcactacctaatggagtctcagagtagcttacaatggccttccttttatctccctacaactgacactgtgaggtaggtgagtctgagagagctctcacagtactctgtgagaaaagctctctCAGgacagtgacaagcccaaggtcacccagctggctacacatgaaggaggagcagggaatctaacctggcatgccatattagaagccgctactcttaaccattataccaagctggctaccAAAGCACTGCTGCATTTCACCATCATAACCAATATTTGGTGGGTCTACCCTACATCTAAGTCATCTAAGATAGTGGGTATCATGACAGTGAGTACAATGCACTCCCCTTTCTCTTAAACTTCATGAAAGTAGACCATCTCATACTCTGAGAACTGTAGCactgtgaggaagaggaggaacaaGCTATTACATTAGAATACTTTAAAACCATTCCCTGAGGATGCTTACTATTTGAAATTCATTTATGTATTTCTGTTCTTCATTTGACAGACTTACAATATTTTCCCTCCAACATCTAGGTGTATTACACTCTAAGCACAGAGAAGGTATGCCGACTTTTGGTTGTGTTTAACGTTCCCCTCCTTTTCTCTGATTCTTTTAGCAACAGGTTGCAACTGCACAAAAAGGACACATGGCTCTACTACGAAAAAGTAAGAAATCTTCATCACTAAACTCTTAATTTAACTACAGTAATTAGATCTCCTATTTATGATTGACACCCCCAGAAGATGCACTGGCCAGGAGCAGGGAAGTGGCAGGTAAGGCTGTGGCTTCCCTGCAGTCCCAGCCATAGACTTTGACAGACAGGCTTACAGCCCACTGTGGGAGGTGAAAACAACTCAAAAGCAGAATAACAGGTAACCTGGTTAGAAGGGCCCTACCTCCTTGGAGACCAGCCCTCAGTTAAAGGGGCAGCACGGTTTCTGAGATGCATACACTGGCAAAATTGCTGTGTGCCTGGTTTAGTATTATCATATTTTACTTTATCAATGGAAATCTCTATTtcattttattggtttgtttgtatttatacatacatacatgcatacagcacctttccctggaggctcagggtggcttacagaagagttaaaatacataaaaagattaagtgtttattatatttgtgtgtgtgtgtgtgtagaaaatgACAATTCAGAGTATCCAAAGGAATTTTGACTCTGGTAGGCCAACAGAAGCAATCTGGGACATGGTCACACACGTCCTTTTCCTTGGGAAGAGGCTAagttcctctccttccctcccgggAGCTCCCAGTTCAATGGTGGAAGGTTCTCCCCCTCTTTGTCCTGGTGCAGGCACATGGGGATTGGTGCATCAAGTGGAGTGTCTGTCCCAGGGCCAGATTAGATGAAGACAGCACCTTGCCTTTCTACCTCACACAGAAATTAATGGAAGATGCTGCCATACATGACATGTGTGGTAGCCTCTGTGCCTGCTCCCCTGAATGGTGACTGATCTTCTCAAGAGTATCATTGTATTCTTCTGATACAGAATTTTTTTAGTGTTAACAAGGGAGTGGCATTGTATACTGTCACCTATATTGTATACAATGGGGTGGATTCTATCTAGCATGAGAGGAGCAGCATGAGCAGAAGTGAGCATTGCCTTTCTGCTCCTCCCATGGAGTTGCCTCCTTCTCAGGTGCCTTGAATTCCATAGAGTtgaaaggcagctaacaaatccttcaaataactaaataaatgaagGGTTGGTGGATGCTCAGGAACAGATGGCAAAATGGGTGTGTGTatgcagtgggaggaggaagatcCCACTGTTTTCTGCAGGCAAGATGTGTCTTCTGCCAGATGAATCCTTAATTAAGATATACCTTGATGCTAATTATGAACATTCTGTCCTTTCTCTTCCAGTTAATCAGATTCTACTGTTCCTACTTGTTTTTACCATTTGTGTCATTCTTTATAACAAAGTTCACAAGATGCCATCTACCCTCTTAAAGAATGAACCAGGTATGAACCTACTATTAGAATCTACTCTTTATTTTGACATTACCAAGACTgacccttcccctttcccataCATAATACAAGAAAAGTGGAATGTAGAGTCCATAGCTGCTGACTGTCTGGAATTCTCCAAAACTGTACATATAGCAGATGAATTTAAGGCTACAAACAACAGAAAGAGTAATCAATCTGGGGGAGAATCACTCCCAACTGATATATCAGCCAATAAGGATTAACATAAAGTCAGATCTAGAAAAGTGCAGAGTGAAACATGAAAAGCAGATCAAACTAGAAAATTGTatcatctatatatctaatagtgACACATGGCTTCCATCTGCAGATAACTAAATCTGCACGAGGACCACACTAACGCTAAAcggattttcctgcaaacttgggggaaACAACTCCCCCATGTTTCCAGAAAAAtcttcattcttaaaaaaaaagtacaTTGGGGATTTAAATTCTCCctgccaaaaacaacaacaacacacaccatTTTTGCCCATGCACAGACCATATTATTATGATTCTGCAGTGGTGGGAATTAAGAGCCACACTGGGAGTGTCTGTGGATCTGACCATGGTATCATTGGATGTCAAGAGCTGCTCTGGGCCTCAGAGCAGCAGACACTGGATAGCTTGTGCTCCCCTGCTGGCTTTCTACCTTCATAACTGGCTAGTTGTTCGAAGATATTTAGAGTGATGTGAGGTCCTCAGGCCTGATTTCCAGGCCCTTTGGCTCATGCCTTAAGATAAGCCTTGCAGTTCAGAGGTCTGCAGCCCCAGCCTCTCAGCAGCAACCACAGAGGGTCAGCCCTGCAATCAGTCCCAGGCAAACAGACCTTGCTCTGTGAGCCACAGACCAGACAAGAACACCAccctcaaactctgtcctctgACAAATCAACCTCAGCTAATTCTCCCCAGTAGTTTAGCAGTTTAGGaaaggcaaattaaaaaaaaaatttccacacaTTGTATCTGTTAATTAGCTATCTATAACATTCTGATTTGCACTGCTTGTCATGTTTCATTCTGTGCTTTCATAGAACACACTTCATATTAGTCCTACTTTGTCAGGCCATCAGCTGTCAGGAATGACCTTCACCCACTCTGAATAAATTAAACACTCATTTGCACTTCCCTTGAACTGCCTTCTCTTTCTAACATCCCCATCCCACACACCTCATCCTTGTTTGCAGCTTTTTATATAAATTCATGGGCCTCCCAGATCTAATGCTCCTGATCAAACGAGTCCTGTTTCATGCCAGTTTATGTGGGAATCTGTTAGTTATCTGCCGAAGTGGGTTAATGACTCTCCTGATGGAGTGGCTGCATCTGAAACCTCAAGCAGGATGTGCTTTTTGTCCCCCAGTGACCCATTTTCTCTCATGGGCTGAGATCAggttggggggagaagggaggctcCCTCTGCCTCCTGACACCGCTattttggtgagagccagtttggtgtagtggttaggagtctggacttctaatctggcatgccaggtttgattctgcgctcccccacatgcaaccagctgggtgaccttgggctccccacggcactgataaaactgttctgactgagcagtgatatcagggctctctcagcctcacccaccccacagggtgtctgttgtggggagaggaaagggaaggcgactgtaagccactttgagcctccttcgggtagggaaaagcggcatataagaaccaactcttcttcttcttctattgttcaCACATGCAGCAAGGCCCCTGGATCCCTCCTGTGTTACCTTTCTGCCATTAACTCATAGAGCTACCCATCTGGATCTTGTGTCTAATAACACGTGGCTCCATTTCTAACAAATAGTTGACTTGGAGAGCCCCGAGGAAATGGAAGAAGACATTCCTGTGGTGATCTGTGCGGCGGCAGGAAGAATGGGAGCAGCATTTGCAGCCGTCAGCAGCATTTACAGCAACTCCAATTCTAACATCCTGTTCTATATCGTTGGCCTGAAGAACAGCATCCTGCATATCAGGTGGGATGATTCAAAGAAGCGATTTCAGTCCCTGCTTGTGTGCCTATTTCGAGGAAGGCTTATGGAAGAAGTGCACAATAGGACTGCCGGCCTTCTTGTGGGAACTGGAGGTCTCCCAGTATTACAGCTgagctccaggctgcagagatcaggacccttgaagcaaaacgactgctttggagggcggactctgtagcattacaccctgctctccccccaccccaagccccaaCTTCTTTGGGCCCCagccctccaaatctctaggtttcccccacccagagttgacaaccctgtACTGATGCAACTTTCCTCAATGGATGTCTGCTCCTTAGGAttaatattgggggtggggggactgaaTAAATTAACAGTTAAGGAAGGAGGTTTTAACCATTTCCCTGCCTGTTTGGTCTGCTTGCAATGCTACATCCCTGGCCAGATGTTTTCCCCTGCATCTGGGCTGCTTCTGGCTCAGAGGaaaagcatgaaaaaaaaatgccaggGAGGCATTTGCAGAGGAAACATCACCATTCTCTAAAATATTCACCATTGTctatgatgtaaaaaaaaaaatcacttgaggCAGTTTTCAGCCAACACAGTATTAAAAATGTAATACAGAATCAGGTCAAAAAATACTTTCCTGTGAGCACCTTTTTTGGGGTATTTGTAACTCGGACCCCCCAAGCCCAATCTGCTTGTAATTTGTAGGGCATGTAGGGGGCCATCTCAGGTAGGTCAGCTGCAAGTCTGAAGCCACTAGCTCAAACAGTATCCATTCTCTATTCTCCAGAAGCCATGCCTGACATCTCCCTAAAGCACTTTCATGGGGGCACCTCGTTCAGGTCTTCCTAATTTGGACCCCCCAAATTAACCTTGGTGGGGAGGTGAAGGAGCTGGAGATGCCCTGCAATTTTGTTGCCTCTAGGACCCTGGGCGCCTACCCCACCTTGTCCTGAATTTCCCAAATTGTTTTGGTTCGGCAGAACAGCTGGGTTTTCCCATTTTGTGCCCAGCCCAGCTTAGTACCCTACCACAGACTAAGCCTGAAGGCCCAGCATTTAACAACTACAGTGAGAATATCACCAGCAGCAATAAAATATCCAGTGAGTATTGTCCAGGGCACTTTACAAGCTGGTGGACATTAGAAGGGAACTCAGAGACTgctgagaacagtactatcaaggtcagccagctggctgtatgtgggggagcggggaatcaaacctggcttgccatattagaagtccacactcctaagtgATTGAAGGAAGCATTGCTTTACAGTGAGGGACAGTacctaaactgaataaataaatagttatccTACTAGGTTGAGCAAAGGAGAATAAACTGGAGGACGCTGTGTGCAGAAGCATTCTCAGCATTTCCTGAATGTTTTCACCCCTTAGGGAAACGTAACTTGTATTTATTTGCAATCTATTTGGTAGTGACTCAGCACATATTGTTAAATAAATTTATTGTTATAAATCATAGGCCTTAGCATAACATAAACATCATATGAAGACACCCATGAGAACACACCATGAATAAATAATACTAAGACATTTCAAAATACAAATGCAAACAATAAATCTCATTCAATTGCTACATATCTAGTACTCAACACAGCTTAAAACTTATGGCTTACAGTTTAAGTAAAAATCATATTGAGGAGAGGATATAAAGTTCTTCATAATTGTAATGGGAATAAAAGGAAGCCATATCACAAGGAAGTGCATTTGCCAATAAAAATTGAGTGCACTCTTCATCAGAGCCTGAAACGATAATAATGAACAGACTCAActatttatttcttattatttCAGGGAGAGGGCAATATGAAACAATCTTTAGTATCTTCTACATCAGTTAATTCCCTGTGCCACCAAAGGCAGAATTTTTGGATAAGGGAGAGTAATATGAGGGAAGTGAATTGAAACTATTATTTACTATGTGTGAAACTGCCCTATGAGTGTGCGTGTACTGAACAACACACTAAGTGCTTGACATTctctggcaagcttcttgtttctttTGCATCTCAGAAAATGGATTGAAAACTCCAAACTGAGGGATATAAAGTTTAAAATTGTGGAATTTAACCCTATGGTGCTAAAAGGGAAAATCCGACCCGACGCAGCCCGTCCGGAGTTACTTCAGCCTGTAAGTACATAAACAACAggggtggaggagtgggaaaacaGAATCCTTTGCAAAAGACATGGGTCCTTTGGGGTAGCATGCATCTGACAACCCTTGTATTTGTCCTGGAAGAAACATGACAACATGCACTTATCTCTACAAAAGCTAGAGGAGTTGGGACCCTTAGTTTGTTTGAAGAGCTGAAGAAAAGAGGTTGTACAGCTGTCCTCCCACCCTGAACCTAACAAGTGCCTAGAGATGTCAGTGATCATCGCAGCCTGCAAAATACTTTCCTTCTACTATTGAATGGCCTTGGATACAGGAACAGGGGAAAACCTGCCTTTCAGGAAAGCTTGGATCCCACCGCATTGTTTCCATAATTGAAACTTTGTTTCCATAATTGAATCCTTATTGCTCGGAGTCGGGATTCAACTGGACAGTCCTACAATGTGTTGTTTAATGTTTCTTGATATCTTCTGCTTTAAAGACTTTGTtgaaatccctccctccttttttattCAACAGCTGAACTTTGTCCGATTTTACCTCCCTCTCCTTATCCATGAACACGAGAAAGTGATATACCTCGATGATGATGTCATTGTCCAAGGTAAGGGGCTCCTCCCCCTCATCTGAAAGAGCGGCAGTTCTAAAACCTATGCGTTGCATAATTTAAAAAGATATTGGCTAAGATGTATTTGAAAATAGTATTAATTAATACAGATAATTCTTACTTTTTCTTTAACCAAAGAAAAAAATTCTGTGTTATTTGTCTGATACATTCTCAGTGTTTGTTGCATATGGTTAGGTCAtaatagcattttttttaaaaatcataaacaTACATATAAAGTATCCAGTTTTGTGCCAATAGCTGTGCAATTAAAAACATAAGCCTTTGTTAATAGGAATAAAAGTAGGAATAAAGCTGCCATCAGAAACTCAAGGCATCAGAGATTGCCATTAATGGACACAGGCTGTTGGAAAGTatagaacaggggcagtcaaactacggccctccagatgtccatggactacaattcccaggagcccctgccagccacagtttgactatccctggtatagAAGCATGGTTGAGGGACGGACATTCTCTGAGAAACAAACGTGATACATTAGCTTTTCCTCAAACAGGGTCTATATCATGACTATGGCTAGTTAGGAAGGCATGCTTCCTTTTATCTGGATTCTGAGTGCCTTCCAAGAGACACATAACTGGACTTGCATGTCTGAACCAAGGGGGGTTGTTGTTTCTTTCAAATCTCAGGAACCTCTTGTACTAGGCATTGATCTTGCCTTGTACATCTGGCACTGTCAAGATCTCTGTCACCATGTGTGGCAAGACCAATCGCTATCTTGCCCTTCCTTTTTACTGCTGCTGCCACTTCCTCGGGTAAAATCCAGCCCCCCTCTCTGTCGTGGGGTGCCCAAGGACAATTATGCAGGAGCATATCACTGTAGCATGGCAAAGAGTCAAAGGCAGGGGGGTAAGGACTTGTGCAGACTCTGTCAAATTAAACTACTTTAATTCTACAAAGATAGATTTAGGTGCACTGagcaaaataaacaaaagtattttgtttatttacaatCCATGGTACATCTGCAACCCTCTTTAACTTCATTCCCCTCTGTTATCCTTCATGGTAAAACCCAGAAGAAACAGCTCTCACGCACGCCAAAACTGCAGGGTACCTGGACAAGGGAACAGCTCCCCTTTTCAGACCCACCCACAGGTGTTCGATCGCCTTCAGACAATCTGGGTGCCAAGTCTTGGGGTTCAAGCCTCCCAGTCCTGGACCTTCCCAACAAGATGTGCTAACATCAAAGGACTGGCATATTTCCCTCATAGTTGGCCTGCTCTCTGCCTGGGAAGAGCACCTTCTTCCCAGTCACAGAGGCACCAGGGTACCTTTCTGTCACCCTAGCCAGCACAGGCTCTCTTGCCCTGCTGCCTCTCAGTCCATCACAGCACACTGCAGAATAAGGATCATCAAATCAAATACAATGCATAAAGAAGTGCATTTTTAGTTTTTAAATAAGCACCCAGCAGACTGGTCATTATCTTCAAAGAGGCATTCCTTTCTGTAAGGGCAGGGAGGAGaaattgcatatatatatatatggaaaaatCCTTGGGTACAGCTAACATAGTGAAAGGTGCCGATCACTGAGGCtctggctttcattttttttaaaggtgacatTCAGGAACTGTATGAAACCAAGCTAGCCCCTGGGCATGCTGCAGCTTTTTCAGACGATTGTGATCTGCCATCAACTCATGAAATGGTCAGAAGTGTTGGAATGCAGGTAAGAAAACTTTGCAATGGAAAAATGTATTCCTAGTGTATTATCCTGCTTaattcttctagagcagtggttctcaacctgagggtcgggactccttggggtgtcaaacagccttttcacaggggtcgtggcagggcaagcagcttggctgggaggggggcgccatccacacaacagccttgcggggtagatcgagatagagtgttcatctgtctggagcagtggaaaagagtgagatcagtaaggtgggacaagaggcagaactgaattgaaaaACCCTGTGGTAaaagacaatttatatacaatcatgatcttcacaccattggtcactttcggtttaatttcacttgcataatgttatggttgggggtcaccacaacatgaggaattgtattaaagggtcgcagcattaggaaggttgagaaccactgttctagagtttGACTGTTCTCACATACAGTATCATTAGGGAATAAGGCAATACTGGAATTCACATAAGTCTTTTAATGCTCATTGTATGATCCAAACTGAAAGAAAATAAAGGGTTATGAGTATAATCACAGAAATGCATGCAGGATCTAAAAGTGAGGGACTTAGGGAAGTAAGAAGTCTAGGAagtgtccgaaggagtctcaaagcagcttacaattccctttccttcctctccccacaacagacaccctgtgaggtaggtggggctgagagagctctgacaggactgctctgtgagaacagcattattggGACTGTAacaaacccaagatcacccagctggctgcatgtggaagacagggaagcaaacccagctcaccagattagaaactattgctcttaactactacactaaccAATCCCTAACGTACTTGCTCCCCAGATCCTCCCTAGTGGATCTTGAATGCAttcctgaagaagagctgttttcttgtatcccactttttactacctaaagaagtcccaaagtggcttgcaatcacctttcccttcttctcctgacaacagaccatggtgtgaggtaggtgggtctgagagatctctggcagaactgttcttgacagccctggaagggtttcccacatAGGTGGGAGataagttttatatattttttaaa
Above is a window of Paroedura picta isolate Pp20150507F chromosome 5, Ppicta_v3.0, whole genome shotgun sequence DNA encoding:
- the GLT8D2 gene encoding glycosyltransferase 8 domain-containing protein 2, with the protein product MALLRKINQILLFLLVFTICVILYNKVHKMPSTLLKNEPVDLESPEEMEEDIPVVICAAAGRMGAAFAAVSSIYSNSNSNILFYIVGLKNSILHIRKWIENSKLRDIKFKIVEFNPMVLKGKIRPDAARPELLQPLNFVRFYLPLLIHEHEKVIYLDDDVIVQGDIQELYETKLAPGHAAAFSDDCDLPSTHEMVRSVGMQNTYMGFLDYRKQTIRDLGISPSTCSFNPGVFVANMTEWKHQRITKQLEKWMQKNVEENLYSSTLAGGVATSPMLIVFHGKYSAITPVWHIRHLGWSPDARYSEQFLHEAKLLHWNGRYKPWDYPSIHTDLWEKWFVPDPSGTFKLIRPRS